Within the Plesiomonas shigelloides genome, the region ACGCGACTTGGCCCGTAGCCTGAAAAAAGAGGTGGTACTGGAGCTGAGTGGGGAAGACACCGATCTGGATAAAAACTTGGTCGAAGCGCTGGCCGATCCGTTGGTGCACTTGGTGCGTAACGCGGTGGACCACGGCATCGAAATGCCGGATGTCCGCGTACAAGCGGGTAAACCGGCGCAAGGTAAAGTGCGTCTGGCCGCTTCCCAAGAAGGTGACCATATCCTGCTGATCATCGAAGATGATGGCGCGGGGATGGATCCCGAAAAACTGCGTGGGATCGCCGTTAATCGCGGCATGATGGACGCCGATGCCGCCGCTCGCCTGAGTGACAATGAAGCCTACGCGCTGATTTTTGCGCCGGGCTTCTCGACCAAAAAAGAAATTTCCGACATCTCCGGCCGTGGCGTGGGGATGGACGTGGTGAAAACCAGTATCACCAAACTTAACGGTGCCATTCACATTGATTCCAGCAAAGGGCGCGGTACCCGCTTGGAAATCAAAGTGCCGTTGACGCTGGCTATCCTGCCAACTCTGATGGTTGGCGTATCGAATCAAACCTTCGCGCTGCCGCTGGCGAGCGTGAATGAAATTTTCCATCTGGATCTGAGCAAAACCAATTGTGTGGATGGTCAGTTGACCGTGATCGTGCGTAACAAAGCCATCCCACTGTTTTACTTACAGGACTGGCTGGCGAAAACCCGCGGCGAATGCCAGCAGGAGCGTCCGCAGTTCGGCCATGTGGTGATTGTTCAGATTGCCCATCAGCGTATCGGTTTTGTGGTCGATACCCTGATCGGACAGGAAGAAGTGGTGATTAAGGCGCTGGATAAATTCCTGCAAGGAACGCCGGGCATGGCCGGTGCCACCATCACCAGTGACGGCGGAATCGCTTTGATTCTGGATGTACCGGGTCTGCTTAAACATTACACCCATCGCTGAGGACTTGGGGCCAGCGCGCGCTGGCCTTCATCCCTGCCGTCATAACGACCCGAAAAAAGAGATAAAAAAGTAGAGGGATAATGGGAATCAAAGTATTAGTTGTTGATGACTCGGTATTTTTCCGTCGCCGTGTCAGTGAGATCCTGAACAGTCATCCACAGCTGGAAGTGATTGATACCGCTAACAACGGCAAAGAAGCGCTCGAAAAAGTGCAGCAGTTGCGCCCTGATGTCGTCACCATGGACATCGAAATGCCGGTGATGAACGGCATTGATGCGGCACGGGAAATTATGCGGGTGCGGCCAACGCCGATCCTGATGTTCTCTTCTTTGACCCATGAGGGTGCCAAAGCCACGCTGGATGCGTTGGACGCCGGTGCCGTCGATTTCCTGCCGAAGAAATTTGAAGATATCGCCCGCGATCGGGAAGAGGCGATTACCTTGCTGCAACAGCGGGTGATCTCTATCTCTCGTCATCGGGTGCGTCCTCTGCTCAGTCAGCGTCCAGCGACCAGCAGTTTGAGCGCGAGCCGCACGCCAGCGACCAGCAACAGCGCGACACCGCTGCGTGCCGCGGCGCCTGCTGCGGAGAACCGTCCGGTGCGTCCGGCGGCGCTGAATACCCGCCGTAGTGGCAAGGTGTATCAGTTGGTGGCGATCGGCACTTCAACCGGTGGTCCGGTTGCGCTGCAAAATATCCTGACTAAATTGCCGGGTAATTTCCCGCATCCAATTTTGCTGATCCAGCACATGCCCGCGACCTTTACCGCGGCGTTTGCCAGCCGTCTGAACAACTTGTGTCAGATTAACGTCAAAGAAGCGGCAGACGGTGATGTGGTGCAACCGGGTACCGCTTATCTGGCGCCGGGTGGCAAGCAGATGGTGCTGGATGGCCGTCCGGGGGCGATGCGCATTCGGATCCTCGATGGCGGTGAGCGCATGAACTACAAGCCGTGCGTGGATATCACCTTTGCCTCGTGTGCCCGTCAATATCGTGACAAAGTTCTGGCGGTTGTGCTGACCGGTATGGGCGCCGATGGTCGCGATGGCGCCAAACTGCTGCATGAGCAGGGCGCAACTATCTGGGCACAGGATGAAGAGAGCTGCGTGGTATACGGTATGCCACAGGCCATTGTTAAAGCCGGTATTGCCGCGGAAATCCTGCCACTGGAGCGGGTTGCCCAGCGGATCATGATTGAAGTCGGTTGTGAATAATCATTAAGGAATCAGCAATGAATAGCAGCAGTGCTGTCGATACCGGCGAAAGCCGCGACAAAGTATTACAGTGGGTAACCTTCAATCTGGGCGAAGAAACCTACGGGGTTAATGTAATGCAGGTACGTGAAGTGCTGCGTTACAGCGAAATCGCGCCAGTGCCGGGCGCGCCATCTTACGTGCTGGGGATCATCAACCTGCGCGGTAACGTGGTGACCGTGATTGATACGCGCTCTCGTTTTGGCCTGTATCCAAGTGATGTGACCGACAATACCCGTATTGTGATCATCGAAACCGAACAGCAAGTGATCGGTATTCTGGTCGACAGCGTGGCAGAAGTGGTTTACCTGCGTGCATCAGAAATCGACAAAACGCCAAATGTGGGCACCGATGAGAGCTCGCGCTTCATTCAGGGCGTCTCCAACCGCGATGGAGAGTTGTTAATTCTGGTAGATTTGAATAAATTACTGACCAACGATGAGTGGGATGAGTTGAGTGGTCTGTAATGATTGGATTAATGGTTGCCGTAGCGGTACTGAGTGTGGTCTGTGCCGGTCTGGCGTGGAGCCTGATTTCTCTGTGGCGGCAACATAAAACCATTCTGCGTCGGGTTGAGGCCAGCGAAGTATTGCTGAAGGCCGCCCGGCGTCAGTTTGATACGACCGGAAAAAGTATCGAAGAGCTGCGTGGCGGCTTTATCGGTCTGGGAAATGAACTGCATCAGCTGGTGGATAAGCAGGAGCAGTTTAGTGTCAAACTGAATGAAGTGACCTATATCGATCCTGAGCATCGCCTGTATAGCCGTGCCACCAAGCTGGCGGAAATGGGCGCCGGTCTGGATGAGCTGATGCAAGAGTGCGAGCTGCCTAAGGCCGAAGCGGAATTGTTGCTGAACTTACAGCGGCAGATGAAAAATCGTCGCACCTAATCTCGTCAGCCTCTTTGAGCAATCGGCTAAATTGCCGTTGTGAACAGAGAGTATGAACAGAGAGCGTGAACAGCGAGTACGCTCAGCACGCGGTGAGAAACCCGATTGATAAAAAAAGCCGGCATTGCCGGCTTTTTTGTGGGTGTTCGAGCGGGGGGTTATCCCGCTACTTGCGCCTGGCTCTGACTTGCCGGCGCTCTGGCACGTTATTGAGCTTCTATCACTCGAGGGTAGGCATGGTGAAAGTGCCGCTATGTTGCTCCAAACGCACCCCCGCTGGCCAACGGCTGGTGATGGTTTTCATGCGGGTGTAGAAACGCACGCCGTCACTGCCATGCACATTCAATGGCCCAAACACTGAGCGCTTCCAGCCGCCAAAGCTGTGGAATGCCATTGGTACTGGAATGGGCACGTTAATTCCCACCATCCCCGCTTGCACTTGCTCACCAAACTGACGCGCGGTTTCGCCATCACGGGTGAAAATGGCCGTGCCGTTACCGTATTGGTGACGATTAATCAGCTCCAGCGCGGTGTGATAATCGGGGGCGCGCACCACGCACAGCACCGGCCCGAAGATCTCCTCTTGATAGATCCGCATTTCTGGCGTAACCCGATCAAACAAGGTCGGGCCGACAAAAAAACCCTGCTCATGACCGGCGACGTGGAAAGCTCGGCCATCGATACACAAGGTCGCGCCTTGTTCTACACCCGAATCGATATAGTGCAGGATAGACGCGCGGTGCTGGGCGGAGATCACCGGTCCCATATCATTTTCGGGCTCACCAGCCGGTAAAATGCCTGGGCCGACGCGCATTGTGGCAATGCGCGCTTTGACGCCGGCGATCAGGGCATCGGCTACATCATCTCCAACCGCTACCGCCACCGACAGCGCCATGCAGCGTTCACCCGCCGCGCCAAATGCTGCGCCCATAATGGCGTTCACCGTCATATCCAGATCGGCATCCGGCATCACGATACAGTGGTTTTTCGCGCCGCCCAGCGCCTGACAGCGTTTACCGTGCGCCGAGGCTACCGAGTAAATGTACTCGGCAATCGGTGTTGAACCGACAAAACTCACCGCTTGAATGCGCGGATCGGTCAGCAGAACATCCACCGCTTCTTTATCGCCGTTCACTACGTTGAATACACCATCGGGCAGACCGGCTTCTTTTAGCAGTTCGGCCAGTGCTAGCGCCAGTGACGGATCTTTTTCCGAGGGCTTGAGAATAAAGGTATTGCCGGTAGCCAGTGCAATCGGGAACATCCACATTGGCACCATGGCAGGGAAGTTAAACGGCGTGATCCCGGCGCATACCCCGAGCGGTTGCATCAGTGAATGGCTATCGACCCCGGTTCCCACATTGGCCGAGTGTTCGCCTTTTTGCAGATGCGGAATACCACAGGCAAACTCGACCACTTCTAAGCCGCGCACCAACTCGCCATGGGCATCGGACAGGATCTTACCGTGCTCTTCTGAGATCAGGCGTGCCAGCCGGTCTTTGTGCTGTTCGAGTAAGGCTTTAAAGCGGAACATCACGCGGGCACGGCGCAGTGGTGGCGTGCGTGACCATGCAGGGAAGGCGGCATCGGCGACACTGATCGCGTGTTCGACTTCAGCCACGGTACTGAGGGCGACCTGCCGCACCGGCTCACCGAGTGCCGGATTAAACACAGGGGCTAAACGTTCGCTGCGGCTCGCGGTCAGTTGGCCGCCGATAAAGTTGTGTACGATATCCATTCGGTTTCTCTCTCTGTCAGCAGGATCAAAGATGTCATGCAAAAAGCATAATGAAATATTTATTTCATTTAAACATAAAGTGATTTCATTATTCTGTTTTGTGATCCCGATGCCGTTCGGCAGACAGTAGGGTAGGCGGCGGCTTTTTTTTGTGTCTTAATTTATTCAAATCTTTCATAGATATAGAATAACAGAACAGATATTCTATTCTTTATTACCAGCGTCCGCGCTTTTTCTGCGGTATCAGGGTGTTTCGCCATCGGTAAACATCGCTGCAGAGCTAAGGATATAACGGGGGAGACTCGCGTGAGCAGTGCCAAAAATTTTGCCGAATTGCAAGACCAAATCCGCGCCCGCTATGCAGAGCTGAGTAAGCGTCTGCAGCAGGTTGCCAAGTATGTGATTGATAATAAAAACACCGTGGCAATGCAGACGGTGGCGGTGATTGCTAAAGAAGCCGATGTGCCGCCTTCTACCTTGATCCGGTTTGCCAATACCTTTGGCTTTAGCGGTTTCAATGAAATGAAACAGATATTTCGCCTAGATCTGGTCAAGGAAACCGCCAATTACACCGAGCGAGCACGTCTGTTCCGGGAAATGGAAGGGGCCAGCGCCGCCGATCAACCGCACGATATTTTGCAAGAGTTCGCCCGCGCTAATGCGCAGGCATTGCAGCAGCTGGTGGTGCATACTCCCGCTGAGGAAATGCAGCGGGCAGTTGATCTGCTGGAGCAAGCTCAGACCATTTATGTCATCGGTTTGCGCCGCTCGTTCAGCGCCGCGGCTTATTTGCGCTATGCCTTGAGTCATCTGGAGCGTCGGGTGGTGTTGCTCGATGGCCTCGGTGGCATGCTGGCGGAGCAGCTTAATCTGATGGGCCGTGAGGATGTGGTGCTGTCGATCAGCTTCACGCCGTATGCCGAGGAGACGGTGATGGTCAGTGAAAAGGCCTCCCAAACCGGCGCACGCCAAATTGTGATCACCGATAGTCAAATCAGTCCGTTAGCCTCACTGAGCGATGTGTGTTTCGTGGTTAAAGAAGCGCAAGTCGGCGCGTTTCGCTCGCAATCTGCCACCTTATGTCTGCTGCAATCGCTGGCCGTGGGGTTGGCGTTTCAAACGTCCGGTCAAGATGTGGCCGCCTCGCTGTAAGTGAGCGTATCGCATGTTACCTCGCCGGTGGTGTTCGCCATCGGTGGGGCTGATCTTCTTCGATTTATTAGCACCGCTGGCATTGTTTTGTTTGTCTTGAGCTAGCGAGTGCTGTTTGCGCTGGGCGCGGTGTGGGCTCGGGGTTACTCTTCTGTCTTCTGTCTTCTGTCTTCTGTCTTCTGTCTTCTGTCTTCTGTCTTCTGTCTTCTGTCTTTTTCGATTTCGTGCGTGGATGGCAGCGTGCTGCTTAACCGCATGCGGATCACACTCCGGCAATTTCATTTCGAATAAATCTTTAAATGAAATAAATATTCTATAAAGTAATCGTTATGGAAATAATGCGAACAGCAAAGGCACCGGCTTGGCCGGAAAGCAGGCGCGCCGCCGTTATGCGGGCAGCGTGACGGTAGCAGGGAATCTGGAGTTGTGGCTATGCGCACAGAGAGAATGACAACCGCACAGGCGCTGGTGAAATTTTTGAACCAGCAATATATCGACGTGGACGGCGTGGAAGAGAAGTTCGTACACGGGATCTTCACCATTTTCGGGCATGGTAACGTGCTGGGATTGGGGCAGGCGTTGGAGCAAGATGCCGGTGACTTACAGGTGTATCAAGGCTGCAATGAGCAAGGGATGGCGCACATCGCGCTCGGTTTTGCCAAACAGCACAAACGCCGTCGGATCTGTGCGGTTACCTCATCAGTAGGGCCGGGCGCGGCCAATATGGTGACGGCCGCCGCGACAGCCACCGCCAACCGCCTGCCGATTTTGTTACTGCCTGGCGATCTGTTTGCGACCCGCCAGCCTGATCCGGTGTTGCAGCAGGTGGAGCAGTATCATGATGCCTCGATCAGCACCAACGACTGTTTCCGTCCGGTATCGCGCTATTGGGATCGCGTTTCGCGCCCAGAGCAGCTGATGAGTGCGATGCTTAATGCCATGCGTGTGCTGACCGATCCGGCCGATACGGGCGCGGTTACGGTGTGTCTGCCGCAAGATGTGCAAGCCGAAGCCTATGATTTCCCCGATTCTTTCTTTCGCAAGCGCGTGCACCGTTTGGAGCGCCGCCCGCCAACCGCGGCGATGCTGGATGATGCCCTGACTTTATTGCTATCAAAGAAAAAACCGCTGTTGGTGTGCGGTGGTGGGGTGCGTTACTCGCAGGCGCATGAGGCGTTTCGCCGTTTCGCCGAGTGCTTTGGCATTCCGTTTGCGGAAACGCAAGCGGGTAAAGGGGCGATCCCTGCCGATCACCCGCTCAACTGTGGCGGGCTGGGTACCACCGGTTGTTTGGCGGCCAATACCTTGGCGGCAGAAGCGGATTTGATTATCGGGGTCGGAACCCGTTTCACTGATTTCACTACGGCATCAAAAAGCTTGTTCCGCCATCCACAGGTGGATTTTCTGACTATCAATATCGCGGCTTTTGATGCCATGAAGCTCGATGCGGTGCCGGTGGTAGCTGATGCGCGCGCTGCGCTGCAAGCGCTGCATGGCGTGTTAGCGCCAACCGGCTATCAGGCCGCTTATGGCAACGAGATTGCCCAAGCGAGAGCCGCGTGGGAGCAAGAGTGGCAACGCTTGGCTGCCATTGAGGTGGATGAGCAGTTTGTGCCGGAAGTGGCCGGTCAGCTCGATGATCGCCTGCCGGAGTATATGGATACCCTGCAAACCCATTTGACGCAAACCCGCGTGCTGGGGCTGTTAGACCAAGTCTTAGCACCGGATGCGATTGTGGTCGGCGCGGCCGGCTCGCTGCCAGGAGATTTGCAGCGCATGTGGCGACCGAAAGTGGCTGACACTTACCACATGGAGTACGGCTATTCGTGCATGGGTTATGAGATTGCCGCCGCGGTGGGCGCGAAGATCGCCGCTCCGCAGCAGCCGGTGTATGCTTTTGTCGGCGATGGCTCTTATCTGATGCTGCATTCTGAGCTGCAAACGGCAGTACAAGAGGGGATCAAAATTACCGTGCTGCTGTTTGATAACGCCGGTTTTGGTTGCATCAATAACCTGCAAATGGGGCAGGGAATGGGCAGTTTCGGCACCGAAAACCGGCATCGCGATCCCCGTACTGGCCAGATGAGTGGGCCACTTGTGAAGGTGGACTTTGCGGCCAACGCCGCCAGTTATGGCTGCGTGAGTTATCGAGTGCACAATGAAGCCGAATTGTTGGCTGCATTGGCCGATGCCGCGCAGCAAACCGCGCCGGTGCTGATAGATATCAAAGTGCTGCCCAAAACCATGACCCACGGTTACGCCGCCTGGTGGCGCACCGGCACGGCGCAGGTGGCGGATAATCCGGCCATTGTGGCGGCGGCCGAGGATATTCAGCAGGTGCTGCGTACGGTAGCGCGTCAATATTAATGCTTAAGTCATGGATTAATGCTTAAGTCATGGGTATAGGCCGGGCGCTGGGGCGACCGGCCATGGTGAGTGAGCCTGCGGAGTTAATCGCTCTGCTTTAGCTGTTCAGACGGCGTGCTGATTCGTGTGCGCTGGCCTGTTTCTGCTGTTCGGGGGCGTAGGCCCCCTTTTTTCGTTCCCTGCGCCTTGTTGTTCTTTGCGTTATTTTCTTTCTTTTATCTTATTCAATTGCCTTTATCGTCTTTTTCTATTCTCTTTGCTCCCTTTTTCTTGCCGCTACGCTTCGCGTGTCATTTGCTGCACTTGTATTTCGCATTCAGTAAAAATGGAACTTTCATTTCTTCAATTTTATGGTTGTATGGCTTAGCAGTTTCATCATGGTGGCGTGATCTTGCGCAGGGCGATGCTGCGGGACTCGAGCCGAATAGCGTCCAATCAGACTCGTAACACAATGTTTTTTATTGAATTAATTACGTTATGCGACCGCGCTGACATCGGTTCAGCGTGAATTGATGCAAACTGTTACCTCGCCAGCAAAAATAAAATATCCAATATAAATTAAATTGAAATAAACGTTTCGCGTGCTATGTTTTTAGCATACCAGCATGGATGCCGACACGAAGGGCTTGCGAGCAGGCCGATAGGGTGACCGGCGCTGGGACATAACAACAGAACAACAGCAGATGCCGCGCCCATGCGCTGACCTCTGCCTCTCTACCTTACGGATACACAGTATCAAGGAGTTGCTATGTACAATATCGCGTTATTCGGAGCTGGCCGCATCGGACAGGTCCATGCCGTGAACATTGCCGGACACAAGGAAACTTGCCTGTACTCGGTGATTGACCCGCACCAGGCCGGTGCTGAAGCGTTGGCGCACAAGTATGGCGCCAAAGTGCAGAGTGCCGAAGAGGCCATGGCCGATCCGAATGTGCAGGCAGTGATGATTGCCTCGGCCACCGATACCCATGCCGATTTGATTGAGCAAGCGGCGCGCGCCGGCAAGGCTATCTTCTGCGAAAAACCGGTGCATCTGGACTTGGCGCGGGTGCGCGATTGTCTGGCTACCGTACGTGAGTGCAATGTCCCGCTATTTATCGGCTTTAACCGCCGTTATGACCCGCAATTTCGTAAAGTGCGCGAAATGCTGAGCGCAGGCGCGATTGGCAAGGCGGAGTCTTTGGTGATCACCTCCCGTGACCCGTCGCCGCCGCCAGCCACCTATGTCAAAGTCTCCGGTGGGATGTTCCGCGATATGACCATCCATGACTTTGATATGGCGCGTTTCATCATGGGCGAAGACCCGGTTGCCGTGTACGCCAAAGGCAGCAATCTGGTGGATCCGGCCATCGGCGCTGCCGGTGATATTGATACTGCGTTTGTGGTGCTGACCTTCCCATCGGGCGCTATGGCGACGATCTCCAACAGCCGTCGCTCCGGTTATGGCTATGATCAGCGCATTGAGCTGCACGGTTCACAAGGCTTGCTGACGGCGAAAAATATCCACGAAAACGCCGTTGAGCAGTGGAGCGAAGCGGGCTGCGTAGCCGCTAAACCTGAACACTTCTTCTTGCAGCGTTATGCCGCCGCCTATCAGGCCGAGTGGGAGCATTTTGCCGATGTGTTGGCCGGTCGCGCCGAGCCACAATGCAGCGGCTATGATGGCGAACAAGCCCTGTATCTGGCGGACAAAGCGCTGGAATCCCTACGCAGCGGCAAAGAAGTTCAGCTGTAATTCCCTTATCTGTCAGGGGCGGCAACGCCCCTGCTGTCTGATCCGATTGTACCCCTCTTAGAGAGTGTCCGTGCCGCCTGTGGAAGGGGCGGTAACGTAAAACAGAAACGAAAGACACGGAGAAGCACACAATGTTAGCTTTTATTTCGTTTGTCGGTTTTACCCTGTTCGTGGCCGGATTTGCGTATTACAAAACCCATAATGCTCATCTGACCGATTCCGCCGAAGGCTATTTTCTGGGCGGACGTTCGCTGACCGGCATCTATATCGGCGGCTCTATGCTGCTGATGAACCTCTCCACCGAGCACTTGGTCGGCTTAAATGGCCTGTCATTTCGCACCGGTTTTATCGTTATGGCGTGGGAAGTGATGGCGGCGATGACCATTGTGTTATTCGCTATCGTATTCTTGCCGAAATACTTAAAACTGGGGATCTCAACCATTCCCGAATACCTTGAACGGCGCTTTGATAAGCAAACGCTGACCATCACTTCGATTTTATTCTTGGGGATGTACGTGATTTCGCTGCTGCCGATCGTGCTGTATACCGGGGCGATTGCGCTGGAAAGCCTGTTTCAAGTCTCGCATGTGTTCAGCGTGGATAAAACCACCGCGCTGTGGATCATGGTGTGGGGCGTGGGCGGTTTGGGCGCGATTTACGCGGTATTTGGCGGGATCAAAGCCATCGCGGTGGCCGATACCATCAACGGGGTGGGTTTGATCACCGGTGGTTTGATGGTAACGCTGTTTGCGCTGGCTTATGTTGGCGACGGCAACGTGTGGACTGGTATGGTTGAGGTGTACACCAATAACCCAGCCAAGTTTAACTCTATCGGTGCGGAAGATTCGCTGGTGCCGTTTTCCACCTTGTTCACCGGTCTTATCATCTCCAACATGTTTTTCTGGTGTACGAACCAGTCGATTGTGCAAAAAGCGCTGGGAGCCAAGAATCTGGCTGAAGGGCAAAAAGGGGTTCTGCTGTGCGCCTTTTTCAAACTGATGATCCCATCCATCATCATTTTGCCGGGCATTATCGCCTTCCATATTTTCCAAGGGCAGATTGATAATCCTGATAACGCGTACCCGAATCTGGTGCAACTGGTGCTGCCAGAAGTGTTGGTTGGGTTCTTCGCCGCAGTCGTGGTGGGGGCGGTATTCTCAACTTTCAGCGGCGGTTTGAACTCCTCGGTGACGTTGTTTACCGTCAACATCTTCAAAAAATCCCTCAAACCGGATGCGACCGAAGCGCAAACCGTGGCCGTGGGTAAATATCTGGGCTTAGGGCTGGCGCTGATTTCCATGATCGTGGCACCGCTGGTGGCGAATGCGCCAGATGGTTTGTTCTACCTGATCCAACAGCTGCAAGGTATTTTCAACGCGCCAATTCTGAGCGTGGTGTTGGTCGGTTTGCTGACCAAACGCGTACCGGCAATTGCCGCCAAGTTGGGTCTGCTGTTCGGCATGTCGGCCTATATCCTGTTTAACTTCGTGTTCAAGGTCGATATCCACTTCTTCCATCTGCTCGGCATTTTGTTTTTGCTGAACGTGGTATTCATGCTGCTGATTGGTCACTTCTTCCCGCAAGAGGCTTATCAAGAGGTGTACACCAAGCAGGTGGATATTCAGCCGTGGTCGCTGGTGCGTCCGGTGGCGGTGCTGATCACCTTGGGTTCAGTGTCTATGTACGTGTTCTTGGCGCAAAACGTACCGGGCTGGTTGATGGCGGTGTATTACACCTTCGCGGTGGCAGCGCTGGGTTATGTGTTCTGGGGCATTGGGCGCGAGCTGTTTGGTATGCAGCGTAATCAGCCAATGGTGCCAGAGTTGGAGGATGAGGCTTAATTGCGAGCCCACAATTTGGGGATGCCGAGTATTGGCCAACCTAAGTTGAGTGTCATCACGCCCCTGCGCTATCGCTTTGACGTCGCGCGGGGGCGTTGCTATTTGGCGTGCCTTGGCTAGCGAGAGTCAGGGGATGTTCAGAGTACAAGATAAAAAATGACAAGATCAAAAAGGAGCATTCCGGTGATGGATGAGTCGTTGCTGCCCAATATCTGCCTGTTTTTATCACAAATCGACCCGTTTGATGCTTTGCCAGACGCAGTGCGCGCCGAGCTGGCAGCGCAGATTGATATTTCGTACTGGGTGCAGGGGGAAACGCTACCGGCCACATTATTGGTGGGACAAGGGCTGTATCTAGTGCGAAGCGGCGCGGTCGAGCAGCGCCATCCTGATCGCACCTTGCGCGCCCGTCTGGGCAGTGGCGATTTGTTCGGATTTAGTCAGCTAGAGCGCGAGGGCGACAGTGCCTACAGCGTGACCGCATTGGAAAATACCTTGCTGTACCGCATCCCCAAAGCGGTGCTGTATCAGGTGATGACTGACAACCCGGCGTTGCAGCACCATTTTGCTACCGCCGAGCATCAGCGTCTGGCCGGC harbors:
- a CDS encoding protein-glutamate methylesterase/protein-glutamine glutaminase; translated protein: MGIKVLVVDDSVFFRRRVSEILNSHPQLEVIDTANNGKEALEKVQQLRPDVVTMDIEMPVMNGIDAAREIMRVRPTPILMFSSLTHEGAKATLDALDAGAVDFLPKKFEDIARDREEAITLLQQRVISISRHRVRPLLSQRPATSSLSASRTPATSNSATPLRAAAPAAENRPVRPAALNTRRSGKVYQLVAIGTSTGGPVALQNILTKLPGNFPHPILLIQHMPATFTAAFASRLNNLCQINVKEAADGDVVQPGTAYLAPGGKQMVLDGRPGAMRIRILDGGERMNYKPCVDITFASCARQYRDKVLAVVLTGMGADGRDGAKLLHEQGATIWAQDEESCVVYGMPQAIVKAGIAAEILPLERVAQRIMIEVGCE
- a CDS encoding chemotaxis protein CheW codes for the protein MNSSSAVDTGESRDKVLQWVTFNLGEETYGVNVMQVREVLRYSEIAPVPGAPSYVLGIINLRGNVVTVIDTRSRFGLYPSDVTDNTRIVIIETEQQVIGILVDSVAEVVYLRASEIDKTPNVGTDESSRFIQGVSNRDGELLILVDLNKLLTNDEWDELSGL
- a CDS encoding DUF2802 domain-containing protein gives rise to the protein MIGLMVAVAVLSVVCAGLAWSLISLWRQHKTILRRVEASEVLLKAARRQFDTTGKSIEELRGGFIGLGNELHQLVDKQEQFSVKLNEVTYIDPEHRLYSRATKLAEMGAGLDELMQECELPKAEAELLLNLQRQMKNRRT
- a CDS encoding CoA-acylating methylmalonate-semialdehyde dehydrogenase; the protein is MDIVHNFIGGQLTASRSERLAPVFNPALGEPVRQVALSTVAEVEHAISVADAAFPAWSRTPPLRRARVMFRFKALLEQHKDRLARLISEEHGKILSDAHGELVRGLEVVEFACGIPHLQKGEHSANVGTGVDSHSLMQPLGVCAGITPFNFPAMVPMWMFPIALATGNTFILKPSEKDPSLALALAELLKEAGLPDGVFNVVNGDKEAVDVLLTDPRIQAVSFVGSTPIAEYIYSVASAHGKRCQALGGAKNHCIVMPDADLDMTVNAIMGAAFGAAGERCMALSVAVAVGDDVADALIAGVKARIATMRVGPGILPAGEPENDMGPVISAQHRASILHYIDSGVEQGATLCIDGRAFHVAGHEQGFFVGPTLFDRVTPEMRIYQEEIFGPVLCVVRAPDYHTALELINRHQYGNGTAIFTRDGETARQFGEQVQAGMVGINVPIPVPMAFHSFGGWKRSVFGPLNVHGSDGVRFYTRMKTITSRWPAGVRLEQHSGTFTMPTLE
- a CDS encoding MurR/RpiR family transcriptional regulator encodes the protein MSSAKNFAELQDQIRARYAELSKRLQQVAKYVIDNKNTVAMQTVAVIAKEADVPPSTLIRFANTFGFSGFNEMKQIFRLDLVKETANYTERARLFREMEGASAADQPHDILQEFARANAQALQQLVVHTPAEEMQRAVDLLEQAQTIYVIGLRRSFSAAAYLRYALSHLERRVVLLDGLGGMLAEQLNLMGREDVVLSISFTPYAEETVMVSEKASQTGARQIVITDSQISPLASLSDVCFVVKEAQVGAFRSQSATLCLLQSLAVGLAFQTSGQDVAASL
- the iolD gene encoding 3D-(3,5/4)-trihydroxycyclohexane-1,2-dione acylhydrolase (decyclizing), encoding MRTERMTTAQALVKFLNQQYIDVDGVEEKFVHGIFTIFGHGNVLGLGQALEQDAGDLQVYQGCNEQGMAHIALGFAKQHKRRRICAVTSSVGPGAANMVTAAATATANRLPILLLPGDLFATRQPDPVLQQVEQYHDASISTNDCFRPVSRYWDRVSRPEQLMSAMLNAMRVLTDPADTGAVTVCLPQDVQAEAYDFPDSFFRKRVHRLERRPPTAAMLDDALTLLLSKKKPLLVCGGGVRYSQAHEAFRRFAECFGIPFAETQAGKGAIPADHPLNCGGLGTTGCLAANTLAAEADLIIGVGTRFTDFTTASKSLFRHPQVDFLTINIAAFDAMKLDAVPVVADARAALQALHGVLAPTGYQAAYGNEIAQARAAWEQEWQRLAAIEVDEQFVPEVAGQLDDRLPEYMDTLQTHLTQTRVLGLLDQVLAPDAIVVGAAGSLPGDLQRMWRPKVADTYHMEYGYSCMGYEIAAAVGAKIAAPQQPVYAFVGDGSYLMLHSELQTAVQEGIKITVLLFDNAGFGCINNLQMGQGMGSFGTENRHRDPRTGQMSGPLVKVDFAANAASYGCVSYRVHNEAELLAALADAAQQTAPVLIDIKVLPKTMTHGYAAWWRTGTAQVADNPAIVAAAEDIQQVLRTVARQY
- the iolG gene encoding inositol 2-dehydrogenase — translated: MYNIALFGAGRIGQVHAVNIAGHKETCLYSVIDPHQAGAEALAHKYGAKVQSAEEAMADPNVQAVMIASATDTHADLIEQAARAGKAIFCEKPVHLDLARVRDCLATVRECNVPLFIGFNRRYDPQFRKVREMLSAGAIGKAESLVITSRDPSPPPATYVKVSGGMFRDMTIHDFDMARFIMGEDPVAVYAKGSNLVDPAIGAAGDIDTAFVVLTFPSGAMATISNSRRSGYGYDQRIELHGSQGLLTAKNIHENAVEQWSEAGCVAAKPEHFFLQRYAAAYQAEWEHFADVLAGRAEPQCSGYDGEQALYLADKALESLRSGKEVQL